From Granulicella sp. WH15, the proteins below share one genomic window:
- a CDS encoding AraC family transcriptional regulator: MASSVQRVGFLPTQNSDGQRLILSNETLHQRGVILGTYRNMPGEGIQSSDQYVRLVQIGAHSAQAERRTGGRGIPFVKKPWSLTFVPPGVAPDVRLHTVSKLIFCQINVKVINELAGEIDSQPSAPLRFKSGISNGAITRILALMTEEFHAGAQLGTLYIETLAHALAIRLLHLDCAPNRTDTSTISALPSNKLNRIKELIEAGLDRDLSLKALATEVGYSRAHFLRMFHVSTGTTPHRYVLERRIDRAQQLLKEDRTSLDDIAAACGFSSQTHMADVFRRTLNTTPRKYRRKI, from the coding sequence ATGGCTAGTTCAGTTCAGCGTGTTGGTTTTCTCCCGACTCAGAACTCAGATGGCCAGCGACTTATCTTGTCGAACGAGACGCTCCACCAGCGCGGCGTCATCCTGGGCACATATCGCAATATGCCGGGAGAAGGCATCCAATCCAGCGATCAGTATGTTCGGCTTGTGCAGATTGGTGCCCATTCTGCACAAGCCGAACGTCGAACAGGAGGACGGGGTATCCCATTTGTGAAAAAGCCCTGGTCTCTGACCTTTGTTCCCCCAGGCGTCGCTCCAGATGTCCGTCTACACACCGTTTCAAAGCTGATTTTTTGCCAGATAAACGTAAAAGTGATCAATGAACTCGCGGGAGAGATAGACAGCCAACCATCGGCTCCTCTTCGTTTCAAGTCAGGAATCAGTAATGGAGCGATCACCAGAATACTTGCCCTGATGACAGAAGAGTTCCATGCTGGTGCGCAGTTAGGAACTCTTTATATCGAAACACTTGCTCACGCGTTGGCCATCAGGCTATTGCATTTAGATTGCGCACCGAATCGCACCGACACTTCGACAATCAGTGCTTTGCCTTCTAATAAACTGAACAGAATAAAAGAGCTGATTGAGGCGGGCCTAGATAGAGACTTGTCGCTGAAAGCTCTTGCGACCGAAGTTGGTTATAGCAGGGCTCACTTCCTCCGCATGTTCCATGTTTCGACTGGAACCACTCCCCACCGGTATGTTCTGGAAAGACGAATCGACCGCGCTCAGCAGCTGCTAAAAGAAGACAGGACATCTTTGGATGATATAGCTGCCGCCTGTGGCTTCTCCAGTCAGACCCATATGGCCGATGTCTTTCGCAGGACTCTCAACACGACTCCCAGAAAGTACAGACGCAAAATTTAG
- a CDS encoding DUF1868 domain-containing protein, producing MLSFSQSIRTRRQFLLRTSALSLSAFIPPQLSAQVIRSANTPEDDLQLATIPKDTLLKFNPDGSPRPFAGNTVICHLPQQTRFHDAVVAFGHALRSSSFGAKIAGLPDDSYHATILGGPNDQDRDRYGWPSDIPITTPMAECNRVIGERFARFRMHTELPLRFRLDTEKTLAPQRPSGLQLVPADADEKLKIRALRDRLSDEVFRYRTPDHDTFGFHISMAYQVVALTSMERREYQSILTGHLRTLVEASPVIELGVPEFCTFGDMYRFEIRTLLRT from the coding sequence ATGCTGTCTTTTTCCCAATCCATCCGTACCCGACGTCAGTTCCTGCTGCGCACATCTGCTCTTAGCCTGAGTGCGTTTATTCCACCACAATTGAGTGCTCAAGTCATACGCTCTGCGAATACTCCGGAAGACGACTTGCAACTGGCAACGATACCGAAAGACACACTGCTGAAATTCAATCCAGACGGCAGTCCTCGGCCGTTTGCGGGAAACACCGTAATCTGTCACCTGCCGCAACAAACCCGATTTCACGACGCTGTGGTGGCATTCGGGCATGCGCTGCGTTCCAGCTCCTTTGGTGCCAAAATCGCGGGTTTACCGGACGACAGTTATCATGCCACCATACTTGGCGGCCCGAATGACCAGGATCGCGACAGATATGGCTGGCCATCGGATATCCCGATCACCACGCCGATGGCAGAGTGCAACCGCGTCATCGGCGAAAGGTTCGCGCGATTCAGGATGCACACTGAGTTGCCGCTGCGCTTCCGCTTGGACACAGAAAAGACGTTGGCCCCACAGAGGCCCAGTGGCTTGCAGTTGGTGCCCGCGGACGCGGATGAGAAGCTCAAGATTCGTGCGCTGCGCGATCGGCTGTCGGATGAAGTCTTTCGATATCGCACCCCAGATCACGACACTTTTGGATTCCACATCAGCATGGCGTACCAGGTGGTAGCTCTGACATCTATGGAAAGGCGGGAGTACCAAAGCATTTTGACGGGCCACCTACGAACTCTCGTCGAGGCCTCACCGGTAATTGAGCTCGGCGTTCCTGAATTTTGTACGTTTGGAGATATGTACAGATTTGAGATTCGGACACTCTTGCGTACCTGA
- a CDS encoding carboxypeptidase regulatory-like domain-containing protein, whose translation MIRRFLLHRSSKARAVFTSPSTRSGYYSAGRYAILLILFFLPTALAHAQFDTAEVLGTIKDPSGASLAGASVVLTDLARGIKVSRQTDVNGSYEFTNVRVGDYNLSVQANGFENSMTDKFTVNVGARQRVDLGLKLGANTENITVSGAASQLETDTSDRGQTIQAVEAVTLPLNGRAYADLSKLVPGVRQSLLGVTSNPPRDASYNVNGLNSQLNNFELDGIDNNAYQEANQGFSNQAFMPSPDAIQEFKVQTDNYSAEYGRAGGAIINATTRSGTNAFHGGAYDYLRNTVLNAFGPFLGTGVKPSLVQNQFGGTLGGPVLKNKLFFFVDYEGFRSVAHTLTTANLPTQAELGGLFTSDGTPSGTPIPIRNPYTGVIYTNGQVPLTDPNIDPLALTTFKLLPTPNIPGAAITANNFQSLPATTDFENKGDGRADFIINPSQSGFFRYSQRAASTFQPANIPGLAGGNSAGTIYAYTRQLAAGYNWVLSPTSILEFRFGETWTQSGKIPALIGQPNLLAGIPNVPQDPSLGGGLNTQAVTGFSQFGTSASALQFTNPTQANPKVNYTWIKGKHSLKIGYEFGWLSQAISDFHPKFGSDTYSGQYSALSSAQYNSVCTPPNAPSTGCAAQTVQADNLSDFLFGARSNYALNAFNEVNYLRYWHFGYIQDDWKVLPNLTINAGLRYEFMSPYYEQDNKLLNYDPANNRLLQAGTGTDVNSAAPGHVYNLHYVGGSSLADRALINPDYKDFAPRLGFSYEARPGTVVRGGYGVSYAYLFRFGGEGLLAYNGPNNYSATLPNNQTPGQGICTSLTQDPTTCFRRTQDGYQTNFAGPSNFSTVRAQTRYTPKDFSTPYVQEYHLSVQQQLPLKMTLEIAYVGNHGVHIPTLGDYNQARLCTATEISSGACTPTGSGSLLNRRPIANFTDILTELNANALTYNSLQAKLVRRFTNGFFLINSFTWSAAYDLSGADLETGNGDSAVVNIRNIAGDRGPSGYNQPLNDTTSFIYDLPFGRGQRFGSTSPRIVQEVLGGWELAGTNIVTSGVPLNLTYTANSNQVVSTASAAYSLRPNLVGTPKAVYSHTLTKTNSAVNGYLNIAAVSAPSGSQLFGDSGRNNLRGPAFGQFDLAAHKKFNLLTEAQTLEFRIEAFNVLNATNFISPNTSIGSVGATGVLSPNGGFGQFSGSGSVFPSRQVQLALRLAF comes from the coding sequence GTGATTCGAAGGTTCTTGCTGCACCGATCGTCCAAAGCCCGCGCCGTGTTTACCTCTCCCTCAACTCGGTCCGGGTACTATTCCGCTGGTCGATATGCGATCCTCCTCATTCTCTTTTTCCTGCCAACGGCTCTTGCTCATGCTCAGTTCGATACTGCCGAAGTTCTGGGAACCATCAAGGATCCGAGCGGAGCATCCCTTGCGGGGGCCTCCGTTGTGCTGACCGATCTGGCCAGAGGAATCAAGGTCTCCCGTCAGACCGATGTCAACGGCAGTTATGAGTTCACAAATGTCCGGGTAGGCGATTACAACCTTTCCGTCCAGGCTAATGGCTTTGAGAATTCTATGACCGATAAGTTCACCGTCAATGTCGGCGCAAGGCAAAGAGTTGATCTGGGTCTGAAGCTGGGCGCCAACACGGAGAACATCACCGTTTCGGGAGCAGCCAGTCAACTGGAGACCGACACGAGCGACCGCGGGCAGACCATCCAGGCTGTAGAAGCGGTCACGCTGCCCCTGAATGGGCGTGCCTATGCGGACCTATCAAAACTCGTGCCGGGAGTTCGTCAGTCATTGTTGGGAGTCACCTCAAATCCTCCGCGAGATGCGTCCTACAACGTGAACGGACTCAACTCTCAACTCAATAATTTCGAGCTCGATGGTATCGACAATAACGCTTACCAAGAGGCCAACCAAGGCTTCTCCAATCAGGCATTCATGCCATCGCCTGATGCTATCCAGGAGTTCAAAGTCCAAACGGACAATTACTCAGCCGAATATGGGCGCGCCGGTGGAGCGATCATCAACGCGACGACGCGTAGCGGCACCAACGCGTTTCATGGGGGTGCATACGATTATCTTCGCAACACCGTGCTGAATGCGTTCGGTCCCTTCTTAGGGACAGGGGTGAAACCGTCGCTGGTACAAAACCAGTTTGGCGGCACACTTGGCGGTCCCGTTCTTAAAAACAAGCTGTTCTTCTTTGTGGACTATGAGGGGTTTCGCTCGGTCGCCCATACCCTGACAACGGCTAACCTACCGACCCAGGCCGAGCTTGGTGGACTCTTTACCTCTGACGGCACACCTTCAGGCACTCCTATTCCAATCAGGAATCCCTACACCGGAGTGATCTATACCAACGGCCAAGTGCCGCTAACGGACCCCAACATCGACCCGCTTGCTCTAACCACCTTCAAGCTCTTGCCAACCCCCAATATTCCCGGCGCGGCGATCACTGCAAACAACTTCCAATCTTTACCGGCCACGACCGACTTTGAGAACAAAGGCGACGGGCGTGCCGATTTCATCATAAATCCGAGTCAAAGCGGCTTCTTCCGGTACAGTCAGCGTGCGGCCTCGACGTTTCAGCCAGCTAACATTCCGGGTTTAGCGGGCGGAAACAGCGCTGGAACGATCTATGCATACACCCGTCAACTCGCGGCAGGCTACAACTGGGTTTTGTCGCCCACATCCATCTTAGAGTTCCGCTTCGGCGAGACATGGACACAAAGCGGCAAAATCCCCGCGCTGATTGGTCAACCGAACCTACTGGCGGGAATACCCAACGTTCCCCAGGATCCGTCCCTTGGTGGAGGGCTCAATACGCAGGCCGTCACTGGCTTTTCACAGTTCGGAACGTCGGCTTCTGCTCTTCAGTTCACGAACCCAACACAAGCCAACCCAAAGGTGAACTACACCTGGATCAAGGGCAAGCATAGCCTGAAGATCGGATACGAGTTCGGCTGGCTCTCGCAAGCGATTTCAGATTTTCATCCGAAGTTCGGTTCCGATACCTACTCTGGCCAGTACAGCGCGTTGAGTTCCGCTCAATACAACTCAGTGTGCACCCCGCCGAACGCTCCATCGACCGGTTGCGCCGCCCAGACGGTACAAGCTGACAATCTGTCGGACTTCCTGTTCGGTGCGCGGAGCAACTATGCGCTTAACGCATTCAACGAAGTGAACTATCTTCGCTACTGGCATTTCGGCTACATCCAGGATGACTGGAAGGTTCTACCCAACCTCACTATCAACGCCGGACTGCGCTATGAGTTCATGTCGCCTTACTACGAGCAGGACAACAAACTCCTCAACTATGATCCGGCCAACAATCGGCTGCTTCAGGCGGGCACAGGCACAGATGTCAATAGCGCAGCACCCGGGCATGTCTACAACTTGCACTATGTTGGTGGTTCCTCGCTCGCAGACCGCGCTCTTATCAATCCCGACTATAAAGACTTCGCTCCTCGTCTGGGCTTCTCCTATGAGGCGCGTCCAGGAACAGTCGTTCGCGGTGGCTATGGGGTAAGTTATGCCTACCTATTTCGGTTCGGCGGAGAAGGCCTCCTGGCGTACAACGGCCCCAACAACTATTCCGCGACGCTGCCCAACAACCAGACCCCAGGGCAGGGAATCTGCACTTCTCTAACCCAGGATCCGACTACCTGTTTCCGTCGGACTCAGGATGGCTATCAGACCAATTTTGCCGGACCGAGCAACTTCTCAACCGTACGTGCTCAAACCCGGTACACGCCTAAGGATTTCAGCACCCCTTACGTCCAGGAGTATCACCTATCGGTTCAACAGCAACTGCCGCTCAAAATGACGCTTGAGATCGCCTATGTAGGCAATCACGGCGTTCATATTCCCACACTGGGAGACTATAACCAGGCCCGGCTTTGCACCGCGACTGAGATTTCTTCAGGAGCCTGCACTCCAACCGGTTCCGGATCTCTCCTCAATCGCAGGCCCATCGCGAACTTCACCGACATCCTCACTGAACTCAACGCTAATGCGCTCACCTATAACTCGCTGCAAGCTAAACTTGTGCGGCGCTTCACGAATGGCTTCTTTCTTATCAACTCGTTTACCTGGTCGGCGGCCTACGACCTTTCGGGAGCCGATCTTGAAACGGGCAATGGCGATAGCGCGGTCGTGAACATCAGGAATATTGCTGGAGACCGCGGACCTTCGGGATACAACCAACCTCTGAACGATACGACCTCATTCATCTACGATCTGCCATTCGGTAGGGGCCAGCGATTTGGATCAACATCGCCAAGAATCGTGCAAGAGGTTCTTGGAGGATGGGAGTTGGCGGGTACGAATATCGTGACGAGCGGTGTCCCGCTGAACCTGACTTACACCGCGAACTCAAACCAAGTCGTGTCAACAGCCAGTGCGGCCTACTCGCTTCGCCCGAACCTCGTCGGCACACCCAAAGCTGTGTATAGCCACACCCTGACCAAGACCAATAGTGCGGTGAATGGTTACCTCAACATCGCCGCAGTCTCCGCACCTTCAGGATCGCAACTCTTCGGTGATTCCGGACGCAACAATCTCCGAGGACCAGCCTTCGGTCAGTTCGATCTCGCAGCGCATAAGAAGTTCAATCTCCTGACGGAGGCTCAGACTCTGGAGTTCCGTATCGAAGCCTTCAATGTGCTCAACGCCACCAACTTCATCAGTCCGAATACCAGTATCGGGTCTGTAGGAGCCACCGGTGTCTTGAGCCCGAACGGAGGATTTGGGCAGTTCAGCGGCAGTGGGAGCGTGTTTCCATCGCGTCAGGTGCAGCTAGCGCTGCGGCTGGCGTTCTAG
- a CDS encoding PRTRC system protein C, producing the protein MAGLAIALLPREFSYQGTRIPNPNPAMNLEQVQDFLTAAYPEIATAKLVGPEETGVSDRREGVSMAKSATPKANLLRLLRKLERQPPSKADRY; encoded by the coding sequence ATGGCTGGATTAGCAATTGCACTTCTGCCGCGCGAGTTCTCGTACCAGGGCACTCGCATCCCCAACCCGAACCCGGCGATGAACCTCGAGCAGGTGCAGGACTTCCTCACAGCTGCGTACCCCGAGATCGCCACCGCCAAGTTGGTTGGCCCCGAAGAGACGGGCGTTAGCGATCGGCGAGAAGGGGTGAGCATGGCGAAGAGTGCCACGCCAAAGGCGAATCTGCTCAGGTTACTTCGCAAGCTAGAACGCCAGCCGCCGAGCAAGGCAGATCGCTATTGA
- a CDS encoding ATP-binding protein gives MLIFAVLHRFVANDIQRRSDAWLSGEIAVLGDVAGRTPNDRFYARVVKEVAELASREVPDKVRANENDSVFFLQAGDDGTPRLWVGAGDGTPNLAAIRARKFFSDAPYDLNVKGFDHPFRVASARLDDGSHIYLGLSERDELRVLRSLRYRFLCLWLLVVLFGSVIVFLVAKRMLGHVRKITEAASRIGQFDLSSRVPTNKRNDEVGHLALTLNHMLDRIESSVHQLHTITGALAHDLRSPLTAIRGKLEIVLSDDLKIEQSEPIVSAIDELDRLTDFLNTSLDVAEAKADALRLSLTEVDLDELIRVMIDLYEPCMSEKGLRMNLRSAGSITVLADAALLHRVVANLLDNELNHLPASCTVSIRVGETEDAATLTVEDDGPGFAAEIGVHMFEQRVKGRESKGHGLGLAFVEAVVRAHGGSVTASTRPEGGALLSICWPREAREKIEARDSLTLVNR, from the coding sequence ATGCTGATTTTTGCGGTACTTCATCGTTTCGTCGCGAACGACATTCAGCGGAGGAGTGACGCCTGGCTCTCTGGCGAGATCGCGGTACTCGGTGATGTCGCAGGTCGAACTCCAAATGACCGCTTCTACGCCAGAGTCGTGAAGGAGGTGGCAGAGCTTGCAAGCAGGGAGGTGCCTGATAAAGTTCGCGCCAACGAGAACGACTCCGTCTTCTTTCTTCAGGCTGGGGACGACGGGACTCCAAGACTATGGGTAGGAGCCGGTGACGGCACGCCAAACTTAGCCGCGATTCGCGCGCGCAAGTTTTTTTCCGATGCTCCCTATGACTTGAATGTCAAAGGTTTCGATCATCCCTTTCGAGTAGCATCGGCACGGCTCGATGATGGGAGCCACATCTATCTAGGGCTTTCGGAACGAGACGAATTGCGTGTACTACGGAGCCTGCGTTATCGCTTTCTCTGCCTCTGGCTGCTCGTCGTGCTGTTCGGTTCCGTGATTGTGTTCTTGGTGGCCAAACGGATGCTGGGCCACGTTCGCAAGATCACCGAAGCAGCATCTCGGATCGGGCAGTTTGATTTGAGTAGCAGGGTTCCGACCAACAAGCGGAACGACGAGGTGGGGCACCTGGCACTTACACTCAACCATATGTTGGACCGGATAGAGAGCTCCGTGCATCAACTGCACACCATCACTGGGGCTCTTGCCCACGATCTTCGTAGCCCGCTGACGGCGATTCGGGGAAAGTTGGAGATCGTTTTATCTGATGATCTGAAGATCGAGCAAAGTGAGCCAATCGTCTCGGCGATCGATGAGCTGGATCGACTCACAGATTTCCTAAATACATCCCTTGATGTTGCTGAGGCGAAGGCTGATGCGCTTAGGCTCTCGCTTACAGAGGTTGATCTGGATGAACTCATCCGCGTCATGATTGATCTGTACGAGCCTTGCATGTCAGAGAAAGGGCTGCGTATGAATCTGCGCAGCGCAGGTTCTATCACTGTACTCGCAGACGCCGCCCTTTTGCATCGAGTAGTCGCAAACCTTCTCGACAATGAGCTTAACCATTTGCCTGCATCGTGCACCGTTTCCATACGAGTTGGCGAAACCGAAGATGCTGCGACGCTTACTGTGGAGGATGATGGTCCGGGATTTGCCGCGGAGATTGGCGTCCACATGTTCGAACAGAGGGTGAAAGGGAGAGAGTCTAAGGGGCATGGCCTTGGGCTCGCATTTGTTGAAGCCGTAGTGCGCGCACATGGAGGGAGTGTGACCGCGTCCACCCGTCCGGAAGGTGGGGCATTGCTGTCGATTTGCTGGCCTCGTGAGGCCCGCGAGAAGATTGAAGCTCGTGACTCTCTGACGCTAGTCAACCGGTAG
- a CDS encoding response regulator transcription factor translates to MRLLLVEDEPEIQSFVKQSLLEAGYEVHTAEDGSAATQLASRHAYDGLIVDLGLPDQDGIDLILHLRRSGVRCPVLILSARRSVDDRVKGLEQGGDDYLTKPFAVAELLARLRNLLRRNRAADEEAGRLRVLDLELDFISRRASRGAEVLNLSPQEFVLLAYLCRHAGRVVTRSMLLSEVWGMRIQPNTNVVDVHIYRLRGKVDTEGREPLIKTLRGIGYVLKDR, encoded by the coding sequence ATGCGGCTTCTGCTGGTCGAGGATGAACCGGAGATTCAAAGCTTCGTCAAGCAATCTTTGCTTGAGGCGGGGTACGAAGTGCATACGGCGGAAGACGGGAGCGCCGCAACTCAGCTGGCTTCCAGGCACGCCTACGACGGTCTCATTGTCGATCTGGGACTTCCGGATCAAGATGGCATCGACTTGATTCTGCATCTACGACGCTCTGGCGTTCGTTGTCCCGTATTGATCCTTTCAGCCAGAAGATCGGTCGACGATAGGGTTAAAGGTCTGGAACAGGGTGGTGACGACTACCTCACGAAGCCCTTCGCCGTTGCAGAATTGTTGGCAAGATTGCGTAATCTCTTGCGGCGCAATCGTGCTGCGGACGAGGAGGCGGGCCGCCTTCGCGTTCTGGATCTGGAATTGGATTTCATCAGCCGTAGAGCATCTCGCGGGGCAGAGGTTTTGAACCTAAGTCCACAGGAGTTCGTGCTTCTGGCGTATCTCTGTCGACATGCCGGGAGGGTTGTTACTCGATCGATGCTCCTCTCCGAAGTGTGGGGAATGAGAATTCAGCCGAACACCAATGTCGTTGACGTACATATCTACCGCCTGCGCGGCAAGGTGGATACAGAAGGCCGCGAGCCGTTGATTAAGACTTTACGAGGTATTGGCTATGTCCTCAAAGACCGCTAG
- a CDS encoding type III polyketide synthase encodes MTTAYLNRIATAVPGHDVHDTFVVFAEKMLADPRMRTIFRRMVNRADIAHRYSFLDPQKSSGDFSPYDANEFYRLGNFPNTSRRMELFEQSAPMLMRKAVDRLALSEDERSGITHVLVTCCTGLYAPGLDFEIVNHLGLSASVERTMVGFMGCYAAINALKLARHIVRSDPKASVLMVNLELCTLHFQETQDLQQVLSFLVFADGAAASLITAREQGLALDSFKAVMVPKTSGLITWKIRDLGFDMLLSGQVPGELGRALHEGELMAERDGIDLWAVHPGGRTILDAVEQGLELPTNALAASREVLSCFGNMSSATVMFVLERIMQQARPGQSGCAMSFGPGLTAETMRFHGV; translated from the coding sequence TTGACAACGGCTTACCTGAACCGCATCGCCACAGCCGTACCAGGGCATGATGTGCATGACACCTTCGTCGTCTTCGCAGAGAAGATGCTTGCTGACCCGCGGATGCGCACGATCTTCCGCCGCATGGTGAACCGCGCTGATATAGCGCATCGCTATTCTTTCCTGGACCCGCAGAAGAGTTCCGGCGACTTCTCTCCGTATGACGCGAATGAGTTCTATCGTCTAGGCAACTTTCCCAACACGTCGCGGCGTATGGAGTTATTCGAGCAGAGCGCTCCGATGTTGATGCGGAAGGCGGTGGACCGGCTTGCGCTAAGCGAGGATGAGCGCTCCGGTATTACGCATGTGCTGGTGACCTGCTGCACGGGGCTCTACGCTCCGGGCCTGGACTTTGAGATCGTAAACCACCTCGGACTTTCGGCTAGCGTGGAGCGCACGATGGTTGGATTTATGGGATGCTACGCCGCGATCAATGCCTTGAAGCTGGCGCGGCACATTGTGCGCTCCGATCCGAAAGCGTCTGTTCTGATGGTCAACCTGGAGTTGTGTACGCTGCACTTTCAGGAGACGCAGGATCTGCAGCAGGTGCTCTCCTTCCTGGTCTTTGCCGACGGCGCGGCAGCGAGCCTGATTACCGCTCGCGAGCAGGGTCTCGCGCTGGATAGCTTCAAGGCGGTGATGGTACCGAAGACAAGCGGGTTGATCACGTGGAAGATCCGCGACCTTGGGTTCGACATGCTGCTCTCAGGACAGGTGCCGGGAGAGCTTGGCCGCGCACTCCATGAGGGTGAATTGATGGCGGAGCGTGACGGCATCGACCTGTGGGCGGTACATCCCGGCGGCCGGACGATTCTGGATGCGGTGGAGCAGGGCCTGGAACTCCCGACGAATGCGCTGGCAGCGTCACGCGAAGTACTGTCGTGCTTTGGCAATATGTCGTCGGCGACGGTGATGTTCGTGTTGGAGCGCATCATGCAGCAGGCGCGCCCAGGTCAGAGTGGGTGTGCAATGTCATTTGGGCCGGGATTAACAGCGGAGACGATGCGCTTCCATGGGGTCTAG
- a CDS encoding methyltransferase domain-containing protein yields MDGDCSYEDFRDCLRSLEKVNRWLLGYRPTLAWLEQIPRGQRDPLHIVDVGSGGGDLLRQIADWARRRGTAVQLTGIDLNPYAARAAAEFTPKELGITWVTGDALEYRPNKPVDIVVSSLLAHHLEDEEIVTLLRWMEATVQAGWFINDLERSEWSSRMFGWVRWHWLVRHDGPVSFRRAFRKEDWARLLAAAELPRERVTVQQWRPGRLCVGRWK; encoded by the coding sequence ATGGACGGTGACTGTAGCTATGAGGATTTCCGTGACTGCCTGCGCAGTCTGGAAAAAGTCAACCGCTGGCTGCTGGGCTATCGGCCGACGCTGGCCTGGCTGGAGCAGATACCGCGCGGGCAACGTGATCCCTTGCACATTGTTGATGTTGGCAGCGGCGGAGGCGATCTACTGCGCCAGATTGCAGACTGGGCACGGAGACGCGGCACCGCAGTGCAGTTAACGGGGATCGACTTGAATCCCTATGCGGCACGCGCGGCAGCTGAGTTCACTCCCAAAGAGCTTGGAATCACCTGGGTGACCGGCGATGCTCTGGAGTATCGACCGAACAAGCCGGTAGACATCGTCGTGAGTTCCCTGCTGGCACATCATCTGGAGGACGAGGAGATCGTCACGCTTTTGAGGTGGATGGAAGCGACCGTACAGGCAGGCTGGTTTATCAATGACTTGGAGCGGTCGGAGTGGAGTAGTCGGATGTTTGGGTGGGTGCGTTGGCACTGGCTTGTCCGGCACGATGGGCCGGTGTCGTTCCGTAGGGCGTTCCGGAAGGAAGATTGGGCACGCCTGCTGGCTGCGGCTGAGCTGCCGCGAGAGAGAGTGACGGTGCAACAGTGGCGGCCGGGACGCTTATGCGTCGGGCGGTGGAAATGA
- a CDS encoding DUF2306 domain-containing protein — MPTLRAPGSADSRFKTILWVSLGTTVLFVFITSELLLITDYPMYHAYRLQVIADRHLLIPHTLAGTLALLVGPINFSSRIRQRHLQLHRVLGRIYIISVFIGSFTGIALARAVRASPGPPCRPPPG, encoded by the coding sequence ATGCCCACCCTGCGAGCACCCGGTTCGGCCGATTCCAGATTCAAGACCATTCTCTGGGTCTCGCTTGGCACCACCGTACTCTTCGTCTTCATTACCTCAGAGCTGCTCCTCATCACCGACTATCCGATGTACCACGCCTACCGCCTTCAGGTCATCGCCGACCGCCATCTCCTCATCCCGCACACCCTCGCCGGAACCCTCGCTCTGCTGGTCGGCCCCATCAACTTCTCCTCGCGAATCCGCCAACGCCACCTCCAACTCCACCGCGTCCTCGGTCGCATCTACATCATCTCCGTGTTTATCGGCTCGTTCACCGGGATCGCTCTCGCCCGGGCCGTCCGGGCCTCCCCGGGACCTCCATGCAGGCCGCCGCCTGGATGA
- a CDS encoding DUF2306 domain-containing protein, protein MICTTAALITARNRQITQHRQWMTRSYAVTFTFVSSRVLNLWPRYWSHLGDVLSAVGVIAFTLASLLIVDLGINWRELTTRRN, encoded by the coding sequence ATGATCTGCACCACCGCCGCCCTCATCACCGCTCGCAATCGCCAAATCACCCAACACCGCCAATGGATGACCCGCTCCTATGCCGTCACCTTTACCTTTGTCTCCAGCCGGGTGCTCAACCTCTGGCCGCGTTACTGGAGCCACCTGGGGGACGTCTTGTCCGCAGTCGGCGTCATTGCGTTCACCCTCGCCTCGTTGCTGATCGTGGACCTCGGCATCAACTGGCGCGAGCTCACTACGCGTCGGAACTGA